A genomic window from Quercus lobata isolate SW786 chromosome 10, ValleyOak3.0 Primary Assembly, whole genome shotgun sequence includes:
- the LOC115964375 gene encoding uncharacterized protein LOC115964375 — MWLMTKSHAIEALLQQSILSGRISQWLLQLSQYDLRMGTPRAVKSQAIADLLGQFPGEEEFPLDDEVPGEVVMAEEAREQWVMKFDGSSTTHSGGVGVVLYHEEDKAVALSFKLEFPCSNNTAEYEAYLTGLATALEMGVKHLKVLGDSNLVVCQANGSFSLKKPSLAPYRAMAQKMEEKFSTFEIEHAPRNENRFADALAALGSQIIFEGSSTNIEVSKREESIIEVLKEKFREEQGEGD, encoded by the coding sequence ATGTGGCTGATGACTAAGTCACATGCCATTGAAGCTCTGTTACAACAGTCGATTCTCTCCGGCAGGATATCCCAATGGTTGCTACAATTATCACAATACGACTTGAGAATGGGGACACCTAGGGCAGTGAAAAGTCAGGCTATAGCAGATTTATTAGGGCAGTTTCCAGGAGAGGAAGAATTCCCGCTGGATGATGAAGTTCCAGGGGAAGTAGTTATGGCAGAGGAGGCCAGGGAACAATGGGTAATGAAATTTGATGGGTCTTCTACTACCCATTCCGGAGGGGTGGGTGTAGTTCTGTATCATGAAGAAGATAAGGCAGTGGCACTGTCGTTCAAATTGGAATTCCCCTGTTCAAACAATACGGCGGAATACGAGGCCTATCTAACTGGGCTTGCCACAGCTCTTGAAATGGGAGTCAAACATTTGAAAGTACTGGGAGACTCCAACTTGGTCGTCTGCCAGGCCAATGGAAGTTTTTCCTTGAAGAAGCCTAGCCTAGCTCCATACAGAGCAATGGCCcagaaaatggaagagaaatTCTCAACCTTTGAGATAGAACATGCCCCGAGAAATGAAAATCGGTTTGCGGACGCTTTGGCCGCATTGGGTTCGCAAATAATCTTTGAAGGGAGTAGCACTAATATAGAAGTTAGCAAGAGGGAAGAATCTATCATTGAGGTGTTGAAGGAAAAGTTCCGGGAGGAACAAGGCGAAGGGGATTGA